Proteins found in one Balneola sp. genomic segment:
- a CDS encoding GIY-YIG nuclease family protein has translation MNKGYVYFVSNFRRSSLYIGVTNNLSRRIWEHKEGICSSFTSKYKLTVLVYAEEFDSIADAIAREKQLKNWHRQWKWNLVKDHNPKLEDWYETLRA, from the coding sequence ATGAACAAAGGTTATGTCTATTTTGTAAGTAATTTTAGAAGGTCTAGTTTATACATAGGTGTAACGAATAATCTTTCAAGAAGGATTTGGGAGCATAAAGAAGGAATCTGTTCTTCCTTTACATCAAAGTATAAACTTACTGTTCTTGTTTATGCTGAAGAATTTGATTCAATAGCAGATGCTATCGCACGAGAGAAACAGTTAAAGAACTGGCATAGACAGTGGAAGTGGAATCTAGTGAAAGACCATAATCCCAAATTAGAGGATTGGTATGAGACTCTGAGAGCTTAG